One stretch of Podospora bellae-mahoneyi strain CBS 112042 chromosome 2, whole genome shotgun sequence DNA includes these proteins:
- the SGT1 gene encoding Cochaperone protein (antiSMASH:Cluster_4; COG:T; EggNog:ENOG503P0UK; BUSCO:EOG09264LH2) yields the protein MAATSYAYRGLEAVEKKDWAAAVPLLDKALEGSNSPLWLLARSHAHLELKNYEDALRDAELAYHVAAERGSGRKQMIDAQYRRATIYHRLKQYADSDCCAKWSMLLAEGRPAREDDGVEKNVDADGYYTVTYEDAVADNANQPDYSMRESLKDPGVKDPNAKTIKTGFESQWKRAYTWRTVVLGILKRLPKNDPGRKVHVSKIPPKPELKKVEKKAEPLVVELDSEDEKPVAKPSEPAPGSVPDEKLKLRTDFYQSNQNVTVSLFVKGTKKEELNVKFSKHQVQISPIARAAAPYVKPGDREASSTLHLSGEINPAGSRWTATPSKIELVLQKATPGKWGSWGKEEIGIVENADQEEDIEEVTPSSSNQASAPAVKPAAAPAYPTSSRTGPKNWDKLEELEGVEDTESDVNAFFKKLYKDASPEQQRAMMKSFTESNGTALSTDWSDVKGRKVETVPPEGVEVKKWNS from the exons ATGGCGGCTACATCGTACGCCTACCGTGGCCTCGAGGCCGTCGAAAAGAAAGATTGGGCCGCTGCCGTTCCCCTTCTCGACAAGGCGCTGGAGGGTTCAAACTCCCCTCTTTGGCTGTTGGCCCGCTCGCACGCCCACCTCGAACTTAAGAACTATGAAGATGCCCTCCGCGATGCCGAACTTGCGTACCACGTTGCTGCCGAGAGGGGATCTGGGAGAAAGCAAATGATCGACGCCCAGTATCGCCGTGCTACCATTTATCACAGACTCAAGCAGTATGCCGACTCGGACTGCTGTGCCAAATGGAGCATGCTCTTGGCAGAGGGTCGCCCAGCTCGTGAGGATGACGGGGTTGAGAAGAACGTTGATGCCGACGGGTACTACACGGTTACATACGAGGATGCGGTTGCCGATAACGCGAACCAGCCGGATTACTCTATGAGGGAGAGCTTGAAAGATCCAGGCGTGAAAGACCCAAATGCAAAGACGATCAAGACTGGGTTTGAGTCACAGTGGAAACGAGCGTATACGTGGAGAACTGTCGTTTTGGGAATCCTGAAGAGGCTGCCGAAAAATGACCCAGGGCGCAAAGTCCATGTTTCCAAGataccaccaaagccagagctgaagaaggtcgagaagaaggccgagccTCTGGTTGTGGAGCTGGACAGCGAGGATGAAAAGCCGGTTGCGAAGCCCAGCGAGCCTGCGCCGGGAAGTGTACCCGATGAGAAGCTCAAGCTTCGTACCGACTTTTACCAGTCCAACCAAAATGTAACAGTTTCACTGTTTGTCAAGGGTACGAAGAAGGAAGAGCTTAACGTCAAGTTCTCGAAGCACCAG GTTCAAATATCACCAATTGCTCGCGCCGCGGCCCCATACGTAAAGCCTGGCGACCGCGAGGCTTCCTCGACCTTGCACCTGAGCGGCGAGATCAATCCCGCTGGTTCTCGTTGGACCGCCACCCCATCGAAGATTGAGCTCGTTTTGCAGAAAGCTACGCCAGGGAAGTGGGGCTCGTGGGGCAAGGAGGAAATCGGCATCGTAGAGAATGCGGATCAAGAAGAGGATATTGAAGAGGTcaccccttcttcatccAACCAGGCTTCGGCTCCTGCTGTCAAGCCTGCCGCTGCTCCAGCCTACCCCACCAGCAGCCGGACCGGACCTAAGAACTGGgacaagctggaggagctggaaggGGTCGAGGACACTGAGAGCGATGTCAATgccttcttcaagaagctTTACAAGGACGCCTCCCCTGAGCAGCAACGCGCCATGATGAAGAGTTTTACTGAGAGTAATGGGACAGCTCTCAGCACGGACTGGAGCGatgtgaaggggaggaaggtggagACGGTGCCGCCTGAGGGtgtcgaggtcaagaagtGGAATAGTTGA